From a region of the Nothobranchius furzeri strain GRZ-AD chromosome 12, NfurGRZ-RIMD1, whole genome shotgun sequence genome:
- the angpt2a gene encoding angiopoietin-2a has protein sequence MRMLNVDLIILSFCLGLGTTAIAAEKRQYQIQNGPCSYTFLLPEQENCQSQNYFNYPDQKDGPTDNESIQRLEQLEISMENNTQWLLKLENYIQDSMKQDIVQFQQAAVHNHTATMIEIGANLLSQTAEQTRKLTNVETQVIHQTTRLERQLLENSLSTNNLEKQLIVQTNQINKLNDKNSLLEKKVQEMEDQRVVELKALQEEKEQLQTLILRQTAIIGEMEQQLLKVSTNNSVLHNQQQELMETVNNLIYTLSAGSAEETNTVMMQDTPTLFLDCAAVYKSGNTHSGVYTLTVPNTTLEVKAFCDMETEGGGWTVLQKRFEGRVDFHRTWQEYKKGFGEPSGEFWLGNEFVSKLTNQKPHKLRIQLSDWEGNSAFSQYDEFFLDNEEQNYKIHLKGFSGTAGKISSIGQPGSGFSTKDADNDKCVCKCSQLTTGGWWFDACGPSNLNGIYYQNGQNSNRFNGIKWYYWKGSGYSLKSTAMMIRPTNFSGSL, from the exons ATGAGGATGCTAAACGTGGACTTAATCATTTTAAGTTTCTGCCTCGGTCTGGGAACAACAGCTATTGCTGCTGAGAAGAGACAATATCAGATCCAAAACGGCCCATGcagctacacctttctcctgccagAGCAGGAAAACTGCCAAAGCCAGAACTACTTCAACTATCCAGATCAGAAAGATGGACCCACAGACAACGAGTCAATCCAGAGGCTGGAGCAACTGGAGATCAGCATGGAGAACAACACACAGTGGCTGCTGAAG TTAGAAAACTACATCCAGGACAGCATGAAGCAGGACATTGTTCAGTTCCAGCAGGCTGCAGTCCACAAccacacagctactatgattgaaATTGGTGCAAACTTGCTGAGTCAAACTGCAGAGCAAACAAGAAAACTCACTAATGTGGAGACACAG GTAATCCATCAAACAACTCGACTTGAGCGTCAACTCCTAGAAAATTCCTTGTCAACCAACAATTTGGAAAAACAACTCATTGTCCAAACAAATCAAATCAACAAACTGAATGATAAAAACAG TCTCCTGGAAAAAAAAGTGCAGGAGATGGAGGACCAGAGAGTAGTGGAGCTAAAGGCACTCCAAGAAGAAAAGGAGCAGCTTCAGACTTTAATCCTGAGGCAGACTGCCATCATAGGAGAGATGGAGCAGCAGCTGCTGAAAGTCTCCACCAACAACTCTGTTCTACACAACCAGCAACAGGAGCTGATGGAAACAGTGAATAACCTCATTTACACGTTATCTGCTGGATCTGCTGAAG AAACTAATACCGTCATGATGCAGGACACGCCAACCCTGTTTTTGGACTGTGCTGCCGTCTACAAGTCAGGGAACACCCACAGTGGAGTCTACACCCTCACAGTGCCCAACACCACCCTGGAGGTTAAG GCTTTCTGTGACATGGAGACAGAAGGAGGTGGCTGGACCGTACTACAAAAACGCTTTGAGGGCCGTGTTGACTTTCACCGTACGTGGCAAGAGTACAAAAAG GGGTTTGGAGAACCTTCGGGTGAATTCTGGCTGGGAAATGAATTTGTCTCCAAACTGACTAACCAAAAGCCTCACAAGCTGAGGATCCAGCTGAGTGACTGGGAGGGAAACTCGGCCTTCTCCCAATACGATGAGTTCTTTCTCGACAACGAAGAACAAAATTACAA GATACACCTTAAAGGCTTCAGCGGAACGGCAGGCAAAATAAGCAGTATCGGGCAGCCAGGAAGTGGTTTCAGTACAAAGGATGCAGACAATGACAAATGTGTTTGCAAATGCTCACAGCTGACAACAGGAG GCTGGTGGTTCGACGCCTGTGGTCCGTCCAATCTAAATGGGATTTATTACCAAAATGGCCAGAACTCCAATCGCTTCAATGGAATCAAATGGTACTACTGGAAAGGCTCGGGCTACTCTCTGAAGTCAACTGCAATGATGATCAGACCGACAAACTTCTCCGGCTCTCTCTGA